In Kazachstania africana CBS 2517 chromosome 4, complete genome, the following are encoded in one genomic region:
- the MUD1 gene encoding Mud1p (similar to Saccharomyces cerevisiae MUD1 (YBR119W); ancestral locus Anc_3.379), which translates to MTTTIKTLHVSNVPSRPQNKSNFIKLILKNINPSNKYVSENVTLPENKLNSKIALLDETNGIISISKSKKLPNQCFITFTSNDLANQFMTRFQNSKINGNVISITFAKHDSLIGISAEDKRLLGKILKKRQSKKLRLADEDVARAYYLKRIKRRTSYKLRKKGLSEEEIAKIVTETLQSLQDQQLSKAMSSGPLKKTKKKDETKVKPVNISENPPNKVLLVQNLPANVKQEDVINLFQNAGLVEVRLVSPRHLAFVEYKTVEDSSAIKDKLGHSYNWLNKTLIIGFAK; encoded by the exons ATGACTACTACTATTAAAAC TCTTCATGTATCAAATGTCCCATCTCGACCTCAGAATAAgtcaaattttataaaactCATACTGAAAAACATAAACCCATCCAATAAATATGTCAGTGAGAATGTTACTTTGccagaaaataaattaaacTCCAAAATAGCCTTATTAGATGAGACTAATGGTATTATatctatttcaaaatctaaaaaGCTACCTAATCAATGTTTTATCACTTTTACAAGTAATGATCTAGCGAATCAATTTATGACACGATTTCAAAACTCGAAGATAAACGGGAATGTTATAAGCATAACTTTTGCTAAGCACGATTCTTTAATAGGGATATCTGCAGAGGATAAACGATTATTAGGTAaaatactgaaaaaaagacaatCTAAAAAGTTACGTCTTGCTGACGAAGATGTAGCCAGAGCTTATTATTTAAAGAGGATAAAGAGAAGAACTAGTTATAAATTGAGAAAGAAGGGATTATCAGAGGAAGAAATCGCCAAAATTGTAACTGAGACATTACAATCTCTTCAAGATCAACAACTAAGTAAGGCAATGAGTTCTGGTCCTCTCAAGAAAactaaaaagaaagatgaaaCCAAGGTAAAACCTGTGAATATCAGTGAAAATCCTCCAAATAAAGTCTTACTTGTACAAAATTTACCTGCTAATGTAAAACAAGAAGATGtaataaatctttttcaaaacgCAGGCTTGGTGGAAGTAAGACTGGTTAGTCCTCGTCACTTGGCATTTGTTGAGTACAAGACAGTCGAAGATTCTTCGGCTATTAAGGATAAGCTAGGCCACTCGTACAATTGGCTTAATAAAACACTAATCATAGGATTTGCTAAATGA
- the TEF2 gene encoding translation elongation factor EF-1 alpha (similar to Saccharomyces cerevisiae TEF2 (YBR118W) and TEF1 (YPR080W); ancestral locus Anc_3.378) — protein sequence MGKEKSHVNVVVIGHVDSGKSTTTGHLIYKCGGIDKRTIEKFEKEAAELGKGSFKYAWVLDKLKAERERGITIDIALWKFETPKYQVTVIDAPGHRDFIKNMITGTSQADCAILIIAGGVGEFEAGISKDGQTREHALLAYTLGVKQLIVAVNKMDSVKWDESRFQEICKETANFIKKVGYNPKTVPFVPISGWNGDNMIEVTTNASWYKGWEKETKAGVVKGKTLLEAIDAIEPPSRPTDKPLRLPLQDVYKIGGIGTVPVGRVETGVIKPGMVVTFAPAGVTTEVKSVEMHHEQLEAGMPGDNVGFNVKNVSVKEIRRGNVCGDSKNDPPKGAASFNATVIVLNHPGQISAGYSPVLDCHTAHIACRFDELLEKNDRRSGKKLEDSPKFLKSGDAALVKFVPSKPMCVEAFTDYPPLGRFAVRDMRQTVAVGVIKSVDKSDKAGKVTKAAQKAAKK from the coding sequence ATGGGTAAGGAAAAGTCTCACGTTAACGTTGTCGTCATCGGTCACGTCGATTCCGGTAAGTCTACTACTACCGGTCACTTAATTTACAAGTGTGGTGGTATTGACAAGAGAACCATCGAAAAGTTCGAAAAGGAAGCCGCTGAATTAGGTAAGGGTTCTTTCAAGTACGCTTGGGTTTTAGATAAATTAAAGgctgaaagagaaagaggTATCACTATCGATATTGCTTTATGGAAGTTCGAAACTCCAAAGTACCAAGTTACCGTTATTGATGCTCCAGGTCACAGAGATTTCATCAAGAATATGATTACTGGTACTTCCCAAGCTGATTGTGCTATTTTAATCATTGCTGGTGGTGTCGGTGAATTCGAAGCTGGTATCTCCAAGGATGGTCAAACCAGAGAACACGCTTTATTAGCTTACACCTTAGGTGTTAAGCAATTAATCGTTGCTGTCAACAAGATGGATTCCGTCAAGTGGGACGAATCCAGATTCCAAGAAATTTGCAAGGAAACCGCTAACTTCATCAAGAAGGTTGGTTACAACCCAAAGACTGTTCCATTCGTTCCAATCTCTGGTTGGAATGGTGACAACATGATTGAAGTTACCACTAACGCTTCCTGGTACAAGGGTTGGGAAAAGGAAACCAAGGCCGGTGTCGTCAAGGGTAAGACTTTATTAGAAGCCATTGACGCTATCGAACCACCTTCCAGACCAACTGACAAGCCATTAAGATTACCATTACAAGATGTTTACAAGATTGGTGGTATCGGTACTGTGCCAGTCGGTAGAGTCGAAACCGGTGTTATCAAGCCAGGTATGGTCGTCACTTTTGCCCCAGCTGGTGTTACTACCGAAGTTAAGTCCGTCGAAATGCACCACGAACAATTAGAAGCCGGTATGCCAGGTGACAACGTTGGTTTCAACGTCAAGAACGTTTCCGTTAAGGAAATCAGAAGAGGTAACGTCTGTGGTGACTCCAAGAACGATCCACCAAAGGGTGCtgcttctttcaatgctaCCGTCATTGTCTTAAACCATCCAGGTCAAATCTCTGCTGGTTACTCTCCAGTCTTAGATTGTCACACTGCTCACATTGCTTGTAGATTCgatgaattattagaaaagaaCGACAGAAGATCTGGtaagaaattagaagacTCTCCAAAGTTCTTAAAGTCCGGTGATGCTGCTTTAGTCAAATTCGTTCCATCTAAGCCAATGTGTGTTGAAGCTTTCACTGACTACCCACCATTAGGTAGATTCGCTGTCAGAGATATGAGACAAACCGTTGCTGTCGGTGTCATCAAGTCTGTTGACAAGTCTGACAAGGCCGGTAAGGTTACCAAGGCTGCTCAAAAGGCTGCTAAGAAATAA
- the CBP6 gene encoding Cbp6p (similar to Saccharomyces cerevisiae CBP6 (YBR120C); ancestral locus Anc_3.380), translated as MSTIKEGAKQIVRLLEKLPDERFKHLISFKETQIDRFRRMAGLQLKEHKEANKNASLDDIKDIIKRTKGPLGLKKDVLQKLRATIPQDNYTEQTIKQQIGSLENLIANKHMKYYEVGDKLYQPAGNPKYYQRLLDEIQGKKNETFFTALRTVFFGK; from the coding sequence ATGTCTACCATTAAGGAAGGTGCAAAACAAATAGTAAGGTTACTTGAGAAATTGCCTGATGAAAGGTTTAAAcatttgatttcttttaagGAAACTCAAATAGATAGGTTTAGGAGAATGGCAGGCCTGCAATTGAAAGAGCACAAAGAGGCAAACAAGAACGCCTCATTAGATGACATAAAGGATATAATTAAGAGAACAAAGGGACCCTTGGGgttaaaaaaagatgtcttacaaaaattgagaGCGACCATACCACAAGATAATTATACTGAGCAAACGATAAAACAACAAATAGGTTCACTTGAGAACCTAATTGCTAACAAGCATATGAAATACTATGAAGTTGGTGATAAATTATATCAACCTGCAGGTAATCCAAAATATTACCAAAGACTTTTGGATGAAATCCAAGGGAAGAAGAATGAAACGTTCTTTACCGCTTTACGAACGGTATTCTTCGGGAAATAG
- the KAFR0D02615 gene encoding uncharacterized protein (ancestral locus Anc_3.376) yields MANNCKCSNCQKGCSCGPQCGSSCTSNKSTSCKCSQKVCQGCEPNQCICGNDTCADACSKDNKCQCPSH; encoded by the coding sequence ATGGCTAATAATTGTAAATGTTCAAATTGTCAAAAGGGATGTTCATGTGGCCCCCAATGCGGCTCGTCTTGTACATCTAACAAAAGTACTAGTTGTAAGTGTTCACAAAAGGTTTGTCAAGGTTGCGAACCGAACCAATGCATATGTGGTAACGATACATGTGCTGATGCATGCTCTAAAGATAACAAATGCCAATGTCCGTCTCACTAA
- the GRS1 gene encoding glycine--tRNA ligase (similar to Saccharomyces cerevisiae GRS1 (YBR121C) and GRS2 (YPR081C); ancestral locus Anc_3.381): protein MSVEEIKKARSAVEFNREQLESVLRGRFFYAPAFDLYGGVSGLYDYGPPGCAFQANVVDVWRKHFILEEDMLEVDCTMLTPYEVLKTSGHVDKFSDWMCRDLKTGEIFRADHLVEEVLEARLKGDKEARGLSTNNDAEESADKKKRKKKVKQIKVVKLEDDVVKEYETVLAKIDGYSGEELGELMKKYDIGNPATGEPLEPPKAFNLMFETAIGPSGQLKGYLRPETAQGQFLNFNKLLEFNNSKTPFASASIGKSFRNEISPRAGLLRVREFLMAEIEHFVDPLDKSHPKFEDVKHIELSFLPRDVQEAGSTEPIVKTIGDAVASKMVDNETLGYFIARIYQFLVKIGVDASKMRFRQHMSNEMAHYAADCWDAELKTSYGWIECVGCADRSAFDLTVHSNKTKEKLVVRQKLDTPIEVTKFEIDLTKKLFGPKFRKDAPKVESYLLNLSQEELKAKSEELEKNQKIVFKIDAIEGDVELDDKFVKIEERTKVEHVREFVPNVIEPSFGIGRIIYAVFEHSFWNRPEDVARGVLSFPPLVAPSKVLLVPLSNHKDLQPITKEVSKILRKAQIPFKVDDSGVSIGKRYSRNDELGTPFGITIDFESVNDNSVTLRERDSTKQVRGSVEDIINAIREITYNGVSWDEGTKNLEPFVSQ from the coding sequence ATGAGTGtggaagaaattaagaaagCTAGATCAGCTGTTGAATTCAACAGAGAACAACTAGAAAGTGTTCTAAGAGGCAGATTTTTTTATGCTCCTGCATTTGACCTATATGGTGGTGTCTCTGGTTTATATGATTATGGTCCACCCGGCTGTGCTTTCCAAGCCAATGTCGTTGATGTTTGGAGAAAACATTTTATCTTGGAAGAAGATATGTTGGAAGTTGACTGTACTATGTTAACTCCATACGAAGTTTTGAAGACATCTGGTCATGTTGACAAGTTTTCCGACTGGATGTGTAGAGATTTAAAGACTggtgaaattttcagaGCCGATCATTTAGTTGAAGAAGTCTTAGAAGCTCGTCTAAAAGGTGATAAGGAAGCTAGAGGTTTAAGTACCAACAACGATGCCGAAGAAAGTGctgataaaaaaaagagaaagaagaaggtcAAGCAAATCAAAGTTGTCAAATTAGAGGATGATGTCGTCAAGGAATACGAAACTGTCTTAGCTAAGATTGATGGTTATTCCGGTGAAGAATTAGGGgaattgatgaagaaatatgACATTGGTAACCCAGCTACTGGTGAGCCATTAGAACCACCAAAGGCTTTCAATTTAATGTTTGAAACCGCCATTGGTCCATCTGGTCAATTAAAAGGTTACTTAAGACCTGAAACTGCGCAAGGccaattcttgaatttcaacaaattattagaatttAATAACAGTAAGACTCCATTTGCATCTGCTTCCATTGGTAAATCTTTcagaaatgaaatttctcCAAGAGCTGGTTTATTAAGAGTTCGTGAATTCTTAATGGCCGAAATTGAACATTTTGTTGACCCATTAGATAAATCTCATCCAAAATTCGAAGATGTCAAACACATTGAATTGTCATTCTTACCACGTGATGTCCAAGAAGCTGGTTCTACTGAACCAATTGTCAAGACCATCGGTGATGCTGTTGCTAGCAAAATGGTCGACAATGAAACCTTAGGTTATTTCATTGCCAGAATCTACCAATTCTTAGTCAAAATTGGTGTTGATGCATCAAAAATGAGATTCCGTCAACATATGTCTAACGAAATGGCCCATTATGCTGCTGATTGTTGGGATGCTGAATTGAAGACTTCTTACGGTTGGATTGAATGTGTTGGTTGTGCTGATAGATCCGCCTTTGACTTAACAGTCCACTCCAACAAGACTAAGGAAAAATTAGTTGTCAGACAAAAATTAGATACCCCAATTGAAGTAACCAAGTTTGAAATCGACTTGACTAAGAAACTGTTTGGTCCAAAATTCAGAAAGGATGCTCCAAAGGTTGAATCATACTTATTAAACTTATctcaagaagaattgaaggCCAAGTCTGAAGAGCTAGAAAAGAACCAAAAGATTGTTTTCAAGATTGATGCTATTGAAGGTGATGTCGAATTAGATGACAAATTCGTCaagattgaagaaagaaccAAGGTCGAACACGTTAGAGAGTTCGTTCCAAATGTCATCGAACCATCCTTTGGTATTGGTCGTATCATCTATGCTGTCTTTGAACACTCCTTCTGGAATAGACCAGAGGACGTTGCAAGAGGTGTTTTATCTTTCCCACCATTAGTTGCTCCAAGCAAGGTCTTATTAGTTCCATTATCTAACCACAAGGATTTACAACCAATTACAAAGGAAGTCTCCAAGATCTTGAGAAAGGCTCAAATCCCATTCAAGGTCGATGATTCTGGTGTTTCTATCGGTAAGAGATACTCTCGTAACGATGAACTAGGTACACCTTTCGGTATTactattgattttgaatctgTTAATGATAATTCTGTCACTTTGAGAGAAAGAGATTCTACAAAGCAAGTCAGAGGTTCTGTTGAAGATATCATCAACGCTATCCGTGAAATCACTTACAATGGTGTTAGCTGGGATGAAGGTACCAAGAACTTAGAACCATTTGTCTCTCAATAA
- the TKL2 gene encoding transketolase TKL2 (similar to Saccharomyces cerevisiae TKL2 (YBR117C) and TKL1 (YPR074C); ancestral locus Anc_3.372), producing the protein MSSQFSDIDWLAINTLRVLSVDQVNKGNSGHPGAPLGLAPAAHVLWKQMHLNPENPTWINRDRFVLSNGHACALLYSLLHIVGYQYSIEDLKQFRQLDSKTPGHPEFELPGVEVTTGPLGQGISNAVGMAIAQANFAATYNKPDEGFILSDSYTYAILGDGCLQEGVSSETCSLAGHLKLGNLIVLYDDNKITIDGKTEVSFDEDVLKRYEAYGWETMSIENGNEDLDGIANAIQKAKENKEKPTLIKISTTIGFGSLQAGSHSVHGSPLKPDDVKQLKKKLGFDPEKSFVVPQEVYDFYQKEIVEPSREANMEWIKKFKEYQTKFPALGSELDRRLNGELPADWSSSLPVYNPTDSAVATRKLSEIVLENIYAALPELIGGSADLTPSNLTRWKEAIDFQPPSSGLGEYSGRYIRYGVREHGMSAIMNGISAFGANYRPFGGTFLNFVSYASGAVRLAALSGHPVIWVATHDSIGLGEDGPTHQPIETLTHFRALPNMHVWRPADGNETSAAYKAAIESTHSPSIIALSRQNLPQLEGSSIDKALKGGYVIHDVENPDIILVSTGSEVHLCIEASKMLAKKDMPVKARVISLPDFMTFNSQPLDYKMTILPDNVPIMSVEVAATSGWGKYAHEHFGIDRFGVCGKGPDVYKYFNFVPEGVAERAEKVAEFYQDRVVYSPLNRALPFNTTTEF; encoded by the coding sequence ATGTCTTCTCAATTCTCTGACATCGACTGGCTAGCTATCAATACTCTTAGAGTGTTATCAGTTGACCAAGTGAATAAAGGTAATTCTGGTCATCCAGGTGCTCCTCTGGGTCTTGCGCCTGCCGCTCACGTTTTATGGAAGCAGATGCATTTGAATCCAGAAAATCCAACTTGGATAAATAGAGACAGGTTTGTGCTTTCCAATGGTCATGCCTGCGCTCTTTTATACTCTCTATTACACATAGTTGGGTACcaatattcaattgaagACTTGAAGCAATTCAGACAGTTAGACTCAAAGACGCCAGGCCATCCTGAATTTGAGCTTCCTGGTGTTGAAGTCACAACTGGTCCACTAGGTCAAGGTATTTCGAATGCTGTTGGCATGGCAATTGCTCAAGCAAATTTTGCTGCTACATACAATAAACCAGATGAAGGCTTTATTTTATCAGATTCATACACTTACGCTATTTTGGGAGATGGTTGCCTACAAGAAGGTGTTTCCTCTGAAACATGCTCGTTAGCAGGTCACTTGAAACTGGGTAATTTGATTGTACTTTATGATGATAACAAAATTACTATTGACGGTAAGACTGAAGTATcctttgatgaagatgtttTAAAAAGATACGAAGCCTACGGATGGGAAACCATgtccattgaaaatggcAATGAAGACTTGGACGGAATTGCAAATGCAATTCAAAAGgccaaagaaaataaagaaaagcCAACTctcattaaaatttcaacaacTATTGGTTTTGGATCTCTCCAAGCTGGTTCACATTCTGTTCATGGTTCGCCTTTGAAGCCAGATGACGTAAAAcagttgaagaagaaacttGGTTTTGATCCAGAGAAGTCATTTGTGGTTCCACAAGAAGTTTATGATTTCTATCAAAAGGAGATTGTAGAGCCTAGTAGGGAAGCAAATATGGAATGgattaaaaaattcaaagaatacCAAACAAAATTCCCGGCCTTAGGGTCAGAACTTGACAGAAGATTAAATGGTGAATTGCCAGCAGATTGGAGCAGTAGCTTGCCGGTCTACAATCCCACTGATTCAGCTGTGGcaacaagaaaattatcTGAAATTGTACTTGAAAACATTTATGCCGCCTTACCAGAACTAATTGGCGGTTCTGCCGATTTAACCCCATCAAATCTAACAAGATGGAAGGAAGCTATAGATTTCCAGCCTCCATCATCTGGTTTAGGTGAATATTCAGGAAGATATATTAGATACGGTGTTCGAGAACATGGTATGAGCGCTATTATGAATGGTATTTCTGCATTTGGCGCAAATTACAGACCTTTTGGTGGAacatttttaaattttgtgtCTTATGCTTCTGGGGCTGTCAGATTAGCAGCTTTGTCAGGCCATCCTGTTATCTGGGTTGCTACACATGATTCTATTGGCCTGGGTGAAGATGGTCCGACACATCAACCTATTGAAACTTTGACACACTTTAGAGCCCTTCCAAATATGCACGTATGGAGGCCTGCTGATGGTAATGAAACATCAGCTGCTTACAAAGCTGCTATTGAATCTACACACAGTCCAAGCATCATAGCTCTATCAAGACAAAATTTGCCCCAATTAGAGGGTTCTTCAATTGACAAAGCACTGAAGGGCGGATATGTTATACACGATGTTGAAAATCCGGACATTATTTTGGTGTCAACAGGATCAGAAGTCCATCTTTGTATAGAGGCCTCAAAGATGCTGGCCAAGAAAGACATGCCTGTTAAGGCCCGTGTCATTTCTTTGCCTGACTTTATGACATTTAATTCACAGCCTCTAGATTACAAGATGACGATATTACCTGACAATGTCCCAATCATGTCAGTAGAAGTGGCAGCCACCTCTGGTTGGGGTAAATACGCTCATGAACATTTTGGAATAGATAGATTTGGTGTCTGCGGTAAAGGACCTGATGtttacaaatatttcaacTTTGTTCCAGAGGGCGTAGCTGAAAGAGCTGAAAAAGTAGCAGAATTCTATCAGGATAGAGTCGTATATTCTCCTTTGAATAGAGCATTGCCATTCAATACCACTACAGAGTTTTAG